A portion of the Melitaea cinxia chromosome 1, ilMelCinx1.1, whole genome shotgun sequence genome contains these proteins:
- the LOC123656511 gene encoding FUN14 domain-containing protein 1A isoform X2: MAKPKKDDTSEEAKKIVDDAKNFIEKAISDIGKTSATKQLILGTASGWVTGFITMKIGKLAAVGIGGGVILMHIASQKGYIDINWDKINKRVDKITDKIEKETTGKSPDWFEKVLLFVKDNSYYSAGFTGGFFFGIASS, from the exons ATGGCTAAACCTAAAAAGGACGATACATCCGAAGAAGCGAAGAAAATAGTTGACGATGCGaagaattttattgaaaaagctATATCAGATATAGGAAAAACTTCAGCAACAAAGCAGCTAATTTTAGGAACTGCGTCAGGATG GGTTACAGGATTTATTACTATGAAAATTGGAAAACTCGCTGCAGTTGGTATCGGTGGAGGTGTTATTTTAATGCATATTGCGAGCCAAAAAGGTTACATTGACATAAATTGGGATAAAATTAACAAGAGGGTTGACAAAATAACtgataaaattgaaaaagaaaccACTGGGAAATCTCCTGATTGGTTTGAAAAA gttttattatttgtcaaaGATAATTCATATTATTCAGCTGGATTTACAGGCGGCTTCTTTTTTGGCATTGCTTCAtcataa
- the LOC123656511 gene encoding FUN14 domain-containing protein 1A isoform X1, which translates to MAKPKKDDTSEEAKKIVDDAKNFIEKAISDIGKTSATKQLILGTASGWVTGFITMKIGKLAAVGIGGGVILMHIASQKGYIDINWDKINKRVDKITDKIEKETTGKSPDWFEKVERFVDRKMDKAEELLKKKEHKAKRWYNDFIGDGHYRATETHVFMASFVAGIALGLICGK; encoded by the exons ATGGCTAAACCTAAAAAGGACGATACATCCGAAGAAGCGAAGAAAATAGTTGACGATGCGaagaattttattgaaaaagctATATCAGATATAGGAAAAACTTCAGCAACAAAGCAGCTAATTTTAGGAACTGCGTCAGGATG GGTTACAGGATTTATTACTATGAAAATTGGAAAACTCGCTGCAGTTGGTATCGGTGGAGGTGTTATTTTAATGCATATTGCGAGCCAAAAAGGTTACATTGACATAAATTGGGATAAAATTAACAAGAGGGTTGACAAAATAACtgataaaattgaaaaagaaaccACTGGGAAATCTCCTGATTGGTTTGAAAAA GTTGAAAGGTTTGTAGACCGTAAAATGGATAAAGCTGAAgaactattaaagaaaaaagaacaCAAAGCTAAACGTTGGTACAATGATTTTATCGGAGATGGTCATTACCGTGCAACTGAGACACATGTATTTATGGCATCTTTTGTTGCTGGAATCGCCCTTGGACTTATTTGTGGCAAATAA